The proteins below come from a single Planctomycetaceae bacterium genomic window:
- the ispF gene encoding 2-C-methyl-D-erythritol 2,4-cyclodiphosphate synthase, whose product MIDALLGASGNGDIGGWFPNTDPRWKDADSAAMLDSVISRLRRQRWRIENLDCTISAEQPRLEDWKPRIRMRLAELLDLEPDLVNVKAKSGEKVGPIGRGEAIAADVVVLLSR is encoded by the coding sequence GTGATCGATGCGCTGCTGGGAGCGTCCGGCAATGGCGACATCGGCGGCTGGTTTCCCAACACCGATCCTCGCTGGAAAGACGCAGATTCTGCCGCAATGCTCGACAGTGTGATCAGCCGGCTGAGGCGTCAGCGATGGCGGATCGAAAACCTGGATTGTACGATTTCCGCCGAACAGCCACGCCTGGAAGACTGGAAACCCCGGATTCGCATGCGTCTGGCGGAACTGCTGGACCTGGAACCGGATCTGGTCAACGTGAAGGCAAAGTCGGGGGAAAAAGTCGGACCGATCGGACGCGGCGAAGCGATTGCCGCAGACGTGGTTGTGCTGCTGTCGCGCTGA
- a CDS encoding 2-C-methyl-D-erythritol 2,4-cyclodiphosphate synthase produces MQNLPVLRVGQGHDLHRTVAGRPLIIGGVSIDCPFGLDGTATRMS; encoded by the coding sequence ATGCAGAATCTGCCGGTGCTGAGAGTCGGCCAGGGTCATGACCTTCATCGGACCGTCGCCGGCCGGCCGCTGATCATTGGCGGTGTGTCGATCGACTGCCCGTTTGGCCTGGATGGCACAGCGACGCGGATGTCCTGA
- a CDS encoding amidohydrolase family protein, with product MIGCLTEAPAGLLGLNAGTLTVGAAADVTLIDPNEVWTVDARSFRSRSRNTPFDGRRVTGRVVTTIVGGDVKYSTRAS from the coding sequence TTGATCGGCTGCCTGACGGAAGCTCCGGCTGGTCTGCTCGGACTGAACGCGGGAACGCTGACGGTCGGTGCCGCCGCCGACGTCACGCTGATCGATCCGAACGAAGTCTGGACCGTCGATGCCAGATCATTCCGATCCCGCAGCCGCAATACTCCGTTCGACGGGCGGCGCGTTACCGGTCGAGTCGTGACAACGATCGTCGGCGGCGACGTGAAATACAGCACGCGGGCGTCGTGA
- a CDS encoding amidohydrolase: MSQQLVQEILSPLEALRLIDPHTHINPHAAASTTLADILGYHYYTELAHSAGLERQKIEEPGISAKEKVGRLVPWLTAIENTAQYSWLLEMCQVFFDFPHDRLTESNWEVLFDSSQAKMASPDWEKTVLDRSGLDQVYLTNDFDDPLAGFDTKLYVPCLRTDDLVFHLAKREVRDRLQKRTNQTPSDAAGLRDAIGSLFQHFRRNNVRACAISLPPDFAPEPVSDGTADGVVAAVFSGRELDADESRTLSCFVFWTLAEHCAEHRLPFDLMIGVNRRVYEAGVFQGQDLYDKRLSLIQYRRLLNAFPTVTFPISVLSETSNQELVSFAWIFPNVVTNGHWWYSNIPVYIEKDCRSRLQAVPQTKQIGYYSDMYKLEFALPKFAMYRRILARALAQDFVIDRGWTVDQAVVLGRKVLRGNVETTFGGAG, translated from the coding sequence ATGTCCCAGCAGCTTGTCCAGGAAATTCTGTCGCCGCTTGAAGCTCTGCGGCTGATTGATCCGCACACGCACATCAATCCGCATGCGGCCGCCTCGACGACGCTGGCCGATATTCTGGGGTATCACTATTACACCGAACTGGCCCATTCCGCGGGGCTGGAACGGCAGAAGATCGAGGAACCCGGAATTTCCGCAAAGGAAAAGGTGGGTCGGCTGGTCCCATGGCTGACCGCGATTGAAAACACAGCGCAGTACAGTTGGCTGCTGGAAATGTGCCAGGTCTTCTTCGACTTTCCTCACGATCGCCTGACGGAAAGCAACTGGGAGGTACTGTTTGACTCTTCTCAGGCGAAGATGGCTTCGCCCGATTGGGAGAAGACTGTGCTGGATCGCAGCGGTCTGGATCAGGTGTATCTGACCAACGACTTCGACGACCCGCTGGCCGGATTCGACACGAAGCTTTACGTCCCGTGCCTGCGGACGGACGACCTGGTCTTCCACCTGGCAAAGCGGGAAGTTCGCGACCGACTGCAGAAACGCACGAACCAGACGCCCTCAGACGCAGCAGGGCTGCGGGACGCCATCGGAAGTCTGTTTCAGCACTTTCGCCGGAACAATGTTCGAGCCTGTGCGATTTCGCTTCCTCCCGATTTCGCGCCGGAGCCGGTGTCGGACGGAACGGCGGACGGCGTCGTCGCGGCTGTCTTTTCCGGCCGGGAACTTGACGCAGACGAATCGCGGACACTGAGTTGCTTTGTGTTCTGGACTCTTGCGGAACACTGCGCGGAGCATCGGCTGCCGTTCGACCTGATGATCGGCGTCAATCGGCGGGTTTATGAGGCCGGTGTGTTTCAGGGCCAGGACCTTTACGACAAGCGGCTGTCGCTGATTCAGTACCGACGATTGCTGAATGCGTTTCCGACGGTGACGTTCCCGATTTCGGTTCTTTCGGAAACCAGCAACCAGGAGCTGGTCAGTTTTGCCTGGATCTTCCCGAACGTCGTCACGAACGGTCACTGGTGGTATTCCAACATTCCGGTTTACATTGAGAAGGACTGCCGCAGCCGGTTGCAGGCTGTTCCGCAAACGAAGCAAATCGGTTATTACAGCGACATGTATAAGCTGGAGTTCGCGTTGCCGAAGTTTGCGATGTATCGTCGGATCCTGGCGCGGGCACTGGCACAGGATTTTGTGATCGACAGGGGCTGGACGGTGGATCAGGCGGTTGTTCTGGGCCGAAAAGTGCTGCGTGGCAATGTGGAAACCACATTTGGCGGCGCCGGCTGA
- a CDS encoding DUF4058 family protein translates to MQCPFPGMDPYLERPSIWPDFHDSLVSYIREALQPLLRPKYGALSQHRTYIVNDDRSVWPDVSVLHRHHGTESTSAIATMEATADPALVVDILLEEIREPYIEIIQPSAGNRIVTAIEVLSPANKQPGAGLDSYHRKQSDLWRGGTNLVEIDLLRAGDSPIQIDKYYLSRLKSRRYLAAVTRAAPTRYELYGFALTDRLPRIAVPLADGDPDVVLDLPKVFQRCWETGPYPEFLNYDQSVPGDLSDDEKEFCGGVVGSGPAAGG, encoded by the coding sequence ATGCAGTGCCCGTTTCCCGGAATGGACCCGTATCTCGAACGACCATCGATCTGGCCGGATTTTCATGACAGTCTGGTTTCGTACATTCGAGAAGCGCTGCAGCCGCTGCTGCGACCAAAGTACGGCGCGCTGAGCCAGCATCGGACGTACATCGTCAATGACGACCGGTCTGTGTGGCCGGATGTTTCCGTGCTTCATCGCCATCATGGAACAGAATCGACTTCCGCCATTGCGACGATGGAGGCCACGGCTGATCCGGCTCTGGTTGTGGACATCCTGCTGGAGGAAATCCGCGAACCGTACATTGAGATCATCCAGCCATCCGCCGGCAACAGAATCGTTACCGCGATCGAAGTGCTGAGTCCCGCCAACAAACAGCCGGGAGCCGGCCTGGATTCGTATCACAGGAAGCAAAGCGATCTTTGGAGAGGCGGTACAAACCTGGTGGAAATCGATTTGCTGCGAGCCGGCGACTCCCCGATTCAGATTGACAAGTACTATCTGTCGCGATTGAAGTCGCGGCGCTACCTGGCGGCCGTGACCCGCGCTGCACCGACTCGCTACGAACTTTACGGCTTCGCTCTGACAGATCGCCTGCCGCGCATCGCGGTTCCTCTTGCCGACGGCGACCCGGATGTTGTGCTGGACCTGCCGAAAGTGTTTCAGCGCTGTTGGGAAACCGGGCCGTATCCCGAATTCCTCAACTACGATCAATCCGTTCCGGGGGACCTGAGCGACGACGAAAAGGAATTCTGTGGTGGCGTCGTCGGCAGCGGTCCGGCGGCGGGCGGCTGA
- a CDS encoding NAD(P)H-dependent glycerol-3-phosphate dehydrogenase has protein sequence MSEQIAVLGAGAMGTACAAVLSQNRLHSVRLWARNATFASHIAETRENSRLLPGIRLNPQIEVTADPAAALHNAGIVVVCVPTRGIRQMSGQLRDFIPAAALLVSAVKGIENETLIRPSQMLQELLGDRPVVALGGPCHAEEVAIGRPTTVVAASDNVSDAERVQQLFSTETLRVYSNSDLTGVELGGALKNVIAIAAGIGDGLGLGDNARAALITRGLAEMVRFGTAMGAAPETFYGLAGIGDLVVTCGSRHSRNRHVGELLGQGRTLDFIQQSMHAVAEGIFTAGSIKSISEQQNIDMPIATEVYRVLFENKSPRAATEELMNRPLKEE, from the coding sequence ATGTCGGAACAGATTGCCGTGCTGGGAGCCGGCGCGATGGGAACTGCCTGCGCCGCGGTCCTGTCGCAGAACCGGCTGCACAGCGTTCGACTGTGGGCGAGGAACGCTACCTTTGCCAGCCATATCGCCGAAACTCGCGAAAACTCGCGATTGTTGCCCGGAATCCGACTCAACCCGCAGATCGAAGTGACTGCCGACCCCGCCGCCGCGCTGCACAACGCGGGCATCGTTGTGGTATGCGTGCCGACTCGCGGAATTCGCCAGATGTCGGGTCAGCTACGCGATTTCATTCCGGCCGCCGCGCTGCTGGTCAGTGCCGTCAAGGGAATCGAAAACGAAACGCTGATTCGGCCGAGCCAGATGCTGCAGGAACTGCTCGGCGACCGCCCCGTTGTGGCCCTTGGCGGTCCGTGTCACGCGGAAGAAGTCGCCATCGGCAGGCCGACGACCGTTGTTGCCGCGTCGGACAATGTCAGCGATGCCGAGCGAGTACAGCAGTTGTTCTCCACGGAAACACTGCGCGTCTATTCCAACAGCGATCTGACCGGAGTCGAACTTGGCGGCGCTCTGAAGAATGTGATCGCCATCGCAGCCGGAATCGGCGACGGACTGGGATTGGGAGATAATGCCCGGGCAGCGCTGATCACTCGGGGACTTGCGGAAATGGTTCGCTTCGGAACCGCAATGGGAGCAGCGCCGGAAACGTTCTACGGCCTTGCCGGGATCGGCGATCTGGTCGTAACCTGCGGCAGTCGGCACAGTCGCAATCGGCATGTCGGAGAACTGCTGGGTCAGGGCCGGACTCTGGACTTTATTCAGCAATCCATGCACGCGGTGGCAGAAGGCATCTTCACGGCCGGAAGTATCAAAAGTATCTCCGAACAGCAGAACATCGACATGCCCATCGCCACGGAGGTTTATCGCGTGCTGTTCGAAAACAAATCTCCGCGCGCGGCGACGGAAGAATTGATGAACCGGCCGCTGAAGGAAGAATGA
- a CDS encoding SpoIIE family protein phosphatase — protein sequence MPRIVLLKEGQAIPYELREFPAQLGRHPDCTVQLDSNMVSRFHAQILKQDGQLVIEDLESGNGSFLNGRKLEPGSPQKLKNDDRIKLGPIKLRFEDDPEAGNGIDPFGMTMGVELNDGASSTIMGAASAGGYGLFDVRPEDKLRGILKINHALSGTMEIANLAPRILDALFEIFPQADRGSILMRESVRKPLIPVAQKHRDEIDDESVRLSRTILERVMNEKTGVLSADAASDERFSAVESISNLTIHSMMCVPLMDLDDHPFGIINLDTQNPLKRFTDDDLQLLLAVAAQAAHSYQNARLLHTYLEKQKQDKEMGIARGVQRALLPEKLPEVSGYKFYASYDAAQAVGGDYFDCFLIGKKKDKVVVSFGDVAGKGVPGALIMSRIASVVQTTMSFTDDVTLAIRQINNHMCHSMVEGRFVTYILGVIDLKSNRMTLANAGHMSPVIRRPGGEVEEFDDATIGIPVGIMSDYPYEVVTRDIHPGEIFVLVTDGVDEAMNPNGDLYSKQRVRDFVSNSPADPEQLGRDLLADVRQHADGRPQNDDITIMTFGRLG from the coding sequence ATGCCTCGCATTGTCCTGCTGAAAGAGGGTCAGGCGATTCCCTACGAACTGAGGGAATTTCCGGCGCAGCTGGGGCGCCATCCGGATTGCACGGTGCAGCTTGATTCCAACATGGTGTCGCGATTTCACGCGCAGATCCTGAAACAGGACGGCCAGTTGGTGATCGAAGATCTGGAAAGCGGCAACGGAAGTTTCCTGAACGGCCGCAAGCTGGAACCCGGTTCTCCGCAGAAGCTGAAGAACGACGACCGAATTAAGCTGGGACCCATCAAGCTGCGATTCGAAGATGACCCGGAAGCCGGCAACGGGATCGATCCGTTCGGCATGACGATGGGTGTGGAACTCAACGACGGCGCATCCAGCACGATCATGGGAGCCGCCAGCGCCGGCGGTTATGGCCTGTTCGATGTTCGTCCGGAAGACAAACTTCGCGGCATTCTGAAGATCAACCACGCTCTGTCGGGGACGATGGAAATCGCCAACCTGGCGCCGCGAATTCTGGACGCTTTGTTTGAGATTTTTCCGCAGGCGGATCGCGGTTCAATCCTGATGCGGGAGTCCGTCAGGAAGCCGCTGATCCCGGTCGCGCAGAAGCACCGCGACGAAATCGACGACGAATCCGTGCGATTGAGCCGCACGATTCTGGAACGCGTGATGAATGAAAAGACGGGCGTGCTTTCCGCCGATGCCGCCAGCGACGAGCGGTTCAGTGCCGTGGAGTCAATCTCCAACCTGACCATTCATTCCATGATGTGCGTGCCGCTGATGGACCTCGACGACCATCCGTTCGGCATCATCAATCTGGATACGCAGAATCCCCTGAAGCGCTTCACGGACGACGACCTGCAACTGCTGCTGGCGGTTGCCGCCCAGGCCGCTCATTCCTACCAGAATGCACGGCTGCTGCACACGTATCTGGAAAAGCAGAAGCAGGACAAGGAAATGGGCATCGCTCGCGGAGTCCAGCGAGCTCTGCTGCCCGAAAAGCTTCCGGAAGTCAGCGGCTATAAGTTCTACGCGTCCTATGATGCCGCGCAGGCTGTCGGAGGCGACTACTTCGACTGTTTCCTGATCGGAAAGAAGAAGGATAAGGTCGTGGTGTCGTTCGGCGATGTCGCCGGAAAGGGCGTTCCCGGTGCGCTGATCATGTCCAGAATTGCCAGTGTCGTTCAAACGACGATGAGCTTTACGGATGACGTCACGCTGGCAATTCGGCAGATCAACAACCACATGTGCCACAGCATGGTTGAAGGCCGGTTTGTCACCTACATCCTGGGCGTTATCGATCTGAAATCCAATCGGATGACACTGGCGAACGCGGGGCACATGTCACCGGTGATCCGCCGGCCCGGCGGTGAAGTCGAGGAATTTGACGACGCGACGATCGGAATTCCCGTGGGCATCATGTCCGACTACCCGTATGAAGTTGTCACGCGGGACATTCACCCCGGTGAAATCTTCGTGCTGGTGACAGACGGCGTCGACGAAGCCATGAACCCGAACGGCGATCTGTATTCCAAGCAGCGCGTCCGGGATTTTGTCAGCAACAGTCCGGCTGATCCGGAACAATTGGGCCGCGATCTGCTGGCTGATGTCCGGCAGCATGCCGACGGCCGGCCGCAGAACGATGACATCACGATCATGACGTTTGGCCGCCTGGGATAA
- a CDS encoding phytanoyl-CoA dioxygenase family protein, with protein MSAVWKAIAETMQDLSTQHHRVTSLFADSTAPVVKFTQRQLDDYRRDGFIAGPKILTDEQLDVLRNELAGLVQPDHDGRELWYEYNSNESADPDRVLFHALGAWRIAGGFHDALWNPAFVALAEQLLEGPVRFWHDQLFCKPAYHGGVVAWHQDYSYWTRTRPMAHLTCWIGLDDATKDNGCVQYIPGSHYWDLLPITGLAGDMLAIREVLNDEQWDRMQNPVAVELKAGECVFHHPLMVHGSGENRTDGPRRAYVVNVVLDGVCSESDQPLLDGVPVIPPGQPLEGQFFPLLSAAR; from the coding sequence GTGTCTGCGGTCTGGAAAGCAATTGCGGAAACCATGCAGGATCTTTCAACACAACATCATCGCGTCACGTCACTGTTCGCCGATTCCACGGCGCCGGTCGTGAAGTTCACTCAGCGGCAACTGGACGACTATCGCCGCGACGGTTTCATTGCCGGCCCGAAGATCCTGACGGACGAACAGCTCGATGTTCTTCGGAACGAACTGGCTGGTCTGGTTCAGCCCGATCACGACGGACGCGAATTGTGGTATGAGTACAATTCCAACGAATCGGCCGACCCCGACCGAGTGCTGTTTCATGCTTTGGGAGCCTGGCGGATTGCCGGCGGGTTTCATGATGCCCTGTGGAATCCGGCTTTTGTTGCGCTGGCGGAACAGCTTCTGGAAGGACCGGTGCGATTCTGGCACGACCAGTTGTTCTGCAAACCGGCGTATCACGGTGGAGTCGTCGCGTGGCATCAGGACTATTCCTATTGGACTCGCACCCGCCCGATGGCTCACCTGACATGCTGGATCGGTCTGGACGACGCCACAAAGGACAACGGCTGCGTGCAATACATTCCCGGCAGTCATTACTGGGATCTGCTGCCGATTACCGGCCTGGCGGGCGATATGCTGGCGATTCGCGAGGTTCTGAACGACGAACAGTGGGACCGGATGCAGAACCCGGTGGCCGTGGAACTGAAGGCCGGAGAATGCGTGTTCCATCATCCTCTGATGGTTCACGGTTCCGGCGAAAACCGCACCGACGGTCCTCGGCGAGCCTACGTGGTCAACGTCGTACTCGACGGCGTCTGCAGTGAGTCCGACCAGCCGCTGCTGGACGGCGTGCCGGTGATTCCGCCGGGGCAGCCGCTGGAAGGCCAGTTCTTCCCGCTGTTGTCAGCGGCCAGGTAA
- a CDS encoding glucose 1-dehydrogenase, protein MKAVAVRPGTPNSVHLAELDKPSVGDIPDGRGVLVKVLKVGVDATDREINDALYGQAPPGYDFLVIGHELFGIVEEIGPNVKKVKPGDYVTCTVRRPGSSIFDKIGRSDITSEEEYYERGINLRHGYLTEYFVDDEEFIVRMPVGLKHLHVLAEPMSCAAKAVEQAFLAQQRLQVWEPKRAWVTGAGQIGLLTTLILRLRGMEVWTLARGPKHGNLKAEIAAGLGSHYVSTADTSLKELAAEVGKPDLIVEATGSSAIAFECMEILGHNGCIVWTSITGGKRKLDVPSDSVNLNWVLGNKLLLGSVNANFRHFESGIADLALGDVTFPGVLRKILTTPVDGLDNYQEMMRLLVEDRDALKVYVNVAEG, encoded by the coding sequence ATGAAAGCTGTCGCCGTACGTCCCGGAACGCCCAACAGTGTCCATCTGGCTGAACTGGACAAGCCTTCCGTCGGCGATATTCCGGACGGTCGCGGAGTTCTGGTGAAGGTGCTGAAAGTCGGAGTCGACGCAACGGACCGCGAAATCAACGACGCACTCTACGGCCAGGCTCCTCCAGGCTACGACTTCCTGGTGATCGGCCACGAACTGTTCGGAATTGTCGAGGAAATCGGTCCGAACGTGAAGAAGGTCAAACCCGGCGACTATGTCACCTGCACGGTTCGCAGGCCGGGAAGTTCGATTTTCGACAAGATCGGCCGGTCCGACATCACCAGCGAAGAAGAATACTACGAACGCGGCATCAACCTGCGGCACGGTTATCTGACCGAATACTTCGTCGACGACGAGGAATTTATCGTGAGGATGCCGGTCGGGCTGAAACATCTGCACGTGCTGGCGGAACCGATGAGCTGTGCGGCGAAAGCCGTCGAACAGGCGTTTCTGGCTCAGCAGCGACTGCAGGTATGGGAACCGAAACGAGCCTGGGTGACGGGAGCCGGCCAGATCGGTCTGCTGACGACACTGATTCTGCGCCTGCGCGGCATGGAAGTCTGGACGCTGGCTCGCGGACCGAAACATGGCAACCTGAAGGCCGAAATTGCCGCAGGTCTTGGTTCTCACTACGTCAGCACCGCCGACACGTCACTAAAGGAACTGGCCGCGGAGGTCGGCAAGCCGGACCTCATCGTCGAAGCCACCGGCAGCAGCGCGATTGCATTTGAATGCATGGAGATACTCGGGCACAACGGCTGCATCGTGTGGACCAGCATCACCGGCGGCAAACGCAAACTGGATGTTCCCAGTGACAGCGTCAACCTGAACTGGGTTCTGGGAAACAAGCTGCTGCTCGGTTCCGTGAACGCCAATTTCCGGCATTTCGAATCGGGCATCGCCGACCTGGCGCTGGGTGACGTGACGTTTCCCGGAGTCCTGCGGAAGATCCTGACCACGCCGGTCGACGGTCTGGACAACTATCAGGAAATGATGCGGCTGCTGGTTGAAGATCGTGACGCGCTGAAAGTGTACGTCAACGTTGCCGAAGGCTGA
- the ruvC gene encoding crossover junction endodeoxyribonuclease RuvC, which translates to MSFADSANQHGTGQIRYLGIDPGLNRTGYALLERRRSGPLLVEGGILRSSKTASLQHRVQEIARGLRDVLDELKPEIVGIEQIFSHTQNVKTALMLAHVRGAILLTLADHDVPVVHYTPTQIKRLLTGNGRAPKEQIQHAVKAELRLDSIPEPNDVADASAVALCLYHSVRFAA; encoded by the coding sequence ATGTCATTCGCCGACTCCGCAAACCAGCACGGCACCGGTCAGATTCGGTATCTGGGCATCGATCCCGGACTGAACCGTACCGGCTACGCGCTTCTGGAACGGCGGCGATCCGGTCCGCTGCTTGTGGAAGGCGGCATTCTTCGTTCCAGCAAGACCGCCAGCCTGCAGCATCGCGTTCAGGAAATTGCTCGCGGGCTGCGTGACGTGCTGGACGAACTGAAGCCGGAAATCGTCGGCATCGAACAGATCTTCTCGCACACTCAGAATGTCAAAACCGCTCTGATGCTGGCCCACGTGCGAGGCGCCATCCTGCTGACTCTGGCCGACCATGACGTGCCCGTTGTGCACTACACGCCGACTCAGATCAAGCGACTGCTGACCGGAAACGGGCGAGCACCGAAGGAACAGATTCAGCACGCGGTCAAAGCCGAACTGCGCCTCGATTCGATTCCGGAACCCAACGACGTAGCCGACGCATCCGCCGTCGCACTGTGCCTGTACCACTCCGTCCGGTTTGCCGCATAA
- a CDS encoding aspartate carbamoyltransferase catalytic subunit, with the protein MTDQQLELSLAAPWHERHLLGLEHLSAEQITTILDLADRFHELTDGASQRLDVLRGTVVANLFFENSTRTKTSFNIAARRLGADTVDFSSSGSSLSKGETFVDTALTIEAMGVDLVVCRHRTVGAPHLLSRHLKAGVLNAGDGTHEHPTQGLLDILTIRQRRGRIDGLTVALVGDIRHSRVARSNIHGLRKLGARVIVCGPATLIPRAITKLGVEVAYNLDDILPEVDCVNLLRVQFERQRGAFFPSIAEYAHLFGMNGDRIARAKDDLLVLAPGPINRGVELTPEVADGPHSVILNQVSNGLLIRMACLYLLAKGVQA; encoded by the coding sequence ATGACCGATCAGCAACTCGAACTCAGCCTGGCGGCTCCGTGGCACGAACGCCATTTGCTGGGTCTGGAACATCTGTCCGCCGAACAGATCACCACAATTCTGGACCTTGCCGACCGGTTCCATGAACTGACCGACGGCGCGTCGCAGCGGCTGGACGTGCTGCGCGGAACCGTCGTCGCGAATCTGTTCTTCGAGAACTCGACTCGCACGAAAACCAGTTTCAACATCGCCGCGCGACGACTCGGTGCGGACACGGTCGACTTTTCCTCCAGCGGCAGCAGTCTGTCCAAGGGCGAAACCTTCGTCGACACCGCTCTGACGATCGAAGCCATGGGAGTCGACCTGGTGGTCTGCCGGCATCGCACGGTCGGCGCGCCGCATCTGTTGTCGCGGCATCTGAAAGCGGGAGTCCTGAATGCCGGAGACGGAACACACGAACATCCGACTCAGGGGCTGCTGGACATTCTGACCATTCGCCAGCGGCGAGGACGCATCGACGGCCTGACGGTGGCTCTGGTGGGCGACATTCGGCACAGTCGCGTCGCCCGCTCAAACATTCACGGACTGCGGAAACTGGGAGCCCGCGTGATTGTCTGCGGCCCGGCGACGCTGATTCCGCGAGCGATCACGAAGCTGGGCGTGGAAGTCGCCTACAACCTGGACGACATTCTTCCCGAAGTCGATTGCGTGAACCTGCTGCGAGTGCAGTTCGAGCGTCAGCGCGGAGCGTTCTTTCCGTCGATCGCCGAGTACGCTCACCTGTTCGGCATGAACGGAGACCGCATCGCCCGCGCGAAGGACGATCTGCTGGTGCTGGCTCCCGGCCCGATCAATCGCGGCGTCGAACTGACTCCCGAAGTCGCCGACGGCCCGCATTCAGTGATTCTGAATCAAGTGTCCAACGGCTTGCTGATTCGCATGGCGTGCCTGTACCTGCTGGCGAAGGGAGTGCAGGCATGA
- a CDS encoding methyltransferase, with protein sequence MEFKSTTIDLGRATVRLRVPAEPDRILNDAVAAEQNGGPSTDPYWGLLWNAATPTARLVLGHMWKPGTAVVELGCGTGLVGIAGLMAGLDVTFTDLVPEAVALAVENAVLNGFAGACGKVLDWRTPEHPRVEVLLASDVLYDEDSHDALLSAAETLLSEQGTLWIGDPGREPARRFLQRAAEAWSIRLCADDGTEIIQPQRGRFQLLELKRRTAANHSSFSGRFINSSVAARGDLFSNSTR encoded by the coding sequence GTGGAATTTAAGTCAACCACTATCGACCTGGGTCGCGCCACGGTGCGCTTGCGTGTTCCGGCGGAACCGGACCGGATTCTGAATGACGCCGTGGCCGCCGAACAAAACGGCGGTCCGTCCACGGATCCGTATTGGGGACTGCTGTGGAACGCGGCGACTCCGACGGCTCGCCTGGTGCTTGGGCACATGTGGAAACCAGGTACGGCGGTCGTGGAACTCGGCTGCGGAACGGGTCTTGTCGGGATCGCCGGACTGATGGCAGGGCTCGACGTGACGTTTACTGACCTGGTTCCGGAAGCCGTTGCACTGGCGGTGGAGAATGCCGTTTTGAATGGCTTCGCCGGTGCTTGCGGAAAGGTTCTGGACTGGCGCACGCCGGAACATCCGCGTGTCGAGGTGCTGCTGGCCAGCGACGTTCTGTACGACGAAGACAGCCACGATGCCCTGCTGTCGGCCGCGGAGACTCTGCTGTCGGAACAGGGAACGCTGTGGATCGGCGACCCCGGACGTGAACCGGCTCGGCGGTTTCTTCAACGGGCTGCGGAAGCCTGGAGCATCCGTCTGTGCGCGGACGACGGCACGGAGATCATTCAACCGCAGCGTGGCCGTTTTCAGCTTCTGGAGCTGAAACGTCGCACCGCTGCGAATCATTCTTCCTTCAGCGGCCGGTTCATCAATTCTTCCGTCGCCGCGCGCGGAGATTTGTTTTCGAACAGCACGCGATAA